From Haloterrigena salifodinae, the proteins below share one genomic window:
- the dgoD gene encoding galactonate dehydratase → MHVTDYELYAVPPRWQFLKLETSDGRVGWGEVYTKWHFAGDSEPATRSAVDQLLHQYVLGEDPSRIEYLWQAMYRSSFYRGGPVHMSAIAGIDEALWDLKGKAAGMPVYELLGGPARDRVRLYQHVRAHSADDVADPAAAAADEAREHVEAGYTAVKLVPTGGLEIIDTSAAVGEAREIVGAVRDAVGPEIDVALDFHGRASKAMARRLATALEEFQPMFVEEPVTPEHDHALPRIAEATTIPIATGERLYSRGEFRPLLEANAVDVVQPDVSSAGGITETKKIADMAETYDAAIAPHCPIGPLALVASLHVDAAAPNALIQEQVVVGDEDAMRYVENDELFEPTDGYLDLPAEPGLGIDVDEDRVCELAGTDLGFDRSPGHRADGSVGER, encoded by the coding sequence ATGCACGTTACAGACTACGAGCTCTACGCGGTGCCGCCGCGCTGGCAATTCCTCAAACTCGAGACGAGCGACGGGCGCGTCGGCTGGGGCGAGGTCTACACCAAGTGGCACTTCGCGGGCGACAGCGAACCGGCGACTCGGAGCGCCGTCGACCAGTTGCTGCACCAGTACGTCCTCGGCGAGGATCCGAGTCGGATCGAGTACCTCTGGCAAGCGATGTACCGAAGCAGCTTCTACCGCGGCGGACCGGTTCACATGAGCGCGATCGCCGGCATCGACGAAGCGCTGTGGGATCTGAAGGGGAAGGCCGCCGGGATGCCGGTCTACGAACTGCTCGGCGGTCCAGCTCGCGACCGCGTCCGGCTCTACCAGCACGTCAGGGCCCACAGCGCCGACGACGTGGCGGATCCGGCGGCCGCGGCCGCCGACGAAGCGCGCGAGCACGTCGAAGCGGGCTACACCGCTGTGAAGCTGGTTCCCACGGGCGGTCTCGAGATCATCGATACGTCGGCGGCCGTCGGTGAAGCGCGCGAAATCGTCGGCGCGGTCCGCGACGCCGTCGGCCCCGAGATCGACGTCGCGCTGGACTTCCACGGCCGTGCCTCGAAGGCGATGGCCCGCCGACTGGCGACGGCGCTCGAGGAGTTCCAGCCGATGTTCGTCGAGGAGCCGGTCACCCCCGAGCACGACCACGCGCTGCCCCGAATCGCCGAGGCGACGACGATCCCGATCGCGACCGGCGAGCGCCTCTACTCCCGAGGCGAGTTCCGACCGCTCCTCGAGGCCAATGCGGTCGACGTCGTCCAACCGGACGTCTCGAGCGCCGGCGGGATCACCGAGACGAAGAAGATCGCCGACATGGCCGAGACCTACGACGCCGCGATCGCGCCCCACTGCCCCATCGGCCCGCTGGCGCTGGTCGCCTCGCTGCACGTCGATGCGGCCGCGCCGAACGCGCTGATACAGGAGCAGGTGGTCGTCGGCGACGAGGACGCGATGCGCTACGTCGAGAACGACGAGCTCTTCGAGCCGACCGACGGCTATCTAGATCTGCCGGCGGAGCCGGGACTCGGAATCGACGTTGACGAGGATCGCGTCTGCGAACTCGCGGGAACCGACCTCGGGTTCGACCGCTCGCCGGGGCACCGGGCCGACGGGAGCGTCGGAGAGCGCTGA